In the Kineosporiaceae bacterium genome, one interval contains:
- the pglZ gene encoding BREX-2 system phosphatase PglZ, translating into MTTVTPVSPSMVLAIIDEARAKDYRSGVIGIRGAPDAAVKADVTHHGQAVRVRPAESALAVREVLTEHRESDWLVVVTDRDDDDLGAGILAHFIWQRLRSPDPWDAVRRRFAATGIDPALTTGPGSRDLAVALLAATPPAGWPAAPAGVLTRTHALSAVAAAHLGLDGDTADVLGILHWSMSADSVTAVGAMRRDLGEQLADATLDWIARRTGAAAAPVQALLHRGELADVAPLGVLLALLTSERLPGADARHQAQLALARLEQRWGGVVPNVAALRALGEGVTTLLSELVHDRRAQEDVDRVLARADALAEQVQTQLLSRYSDLLPSGFRARLALLADALRSVCDTPSDVEEVETGWAAVQEHQLGVVGSARLRPFEAAVRLVRWLATRPDDEPAAAPSARLDRLVRRHVDHSAWADAAINGAFAGDGDADLASALQAVVTAAQGRRHGEERAFAEALAQVTAVPAAAGSSTEVMHLERVLPDVVLPLARKRPVLLLVMDGMSVAAATEILEDATTQRGWAEAALPGSTWKRRAAALAVLPSVTEVSRASLLCGRLTSGQQSAEQAGYADLTQQGGKIRSALFHKKAVDTTAAGWAVSHEVGAALDDTDVKLVTIVLNTIDDALDRSDPAGTVWTAEAVKHLEPLLARARSAGRTVVMTSDHGHVVERRQGTQRSYSEITSGRSRAVTGTVEEGEIEVSGPRVLAPGHRAVLAVDEGLRYGPLRAGYHGGASAAEVVVPVTVLVPNDAAEADLALLPPQIPAWWLTTQAVPAAAPSVPVPPKRSGRPRAHVIVDDEHTLFDVEPTPPAELVPVVTLSLGRALIAGAVYKAQQKVAGRLIVTDEQVATLVDALAAASASRLPRALAAQALGVSESRLAGALAQVRQLLNVEGYAVLASDAATGAVLLDLPLLREQFEVRS; encoded by the coding sequence ATGACGACCGTCACCCCGGTCAGCCCGTCAATGGTGCTCGCCATCATCGACGAAGCGCGGGCCAAGGACTACCGCAGCGGTGTCATCGGCATCCGTGGCGCGCCCGACGCGGCCGTGAAGGCCGACGTGACGCATCACGGTCAGGCTGTCCGGGTACGCCCAGCGGAATCTGCCCTGGCGGTCCGTGAGGTGCTGACCGAGCATCGCGAAAGTGACTGGCTCGTCGTGGTCACCGATCGCGACGACGACGATCTCGGCGCCGGCATCCTCGCCCACTTCATCTGGCAGCGACTGCGCAGCCCCGACCCTTGGGATGCCGTCCGCCGACGGTTCGCCGCCACCGGGATCGACCCTGCCTTGACCACGGGGCCAGGCAGCCGCGACCTCGCCGTCGCTCTGCTCGCCGCTACCCCACCCGCCGGGTGGCCGGCCGCCCCTGCCGGAGTGCTCACCCGAACGCACGCATTGTCAGCCGTCGCAGCAGCTCACCTTGGCCTGGACGGTGACACCGCCGACGTGCTCGGCATCCTGCACTGGTCGATGAGCGCGGACAGTGTCACCGCCGTCGGGGCGATGCGCCGAGACCTCGGCGAACAGCTGGCTGACGCCACCCTCGACTGGATCGCCCGACGGACCGGAGCCGCGGCCGCCCCTGTGCAGGCCCTCCTGCACCGTGGTGAGCTCGCCGACGTCGCCCCCCTCGGCGTCCTGCTTGCGCTCCTCACCTCCGAGCGCCTGCCCGGCGCCGACGCGCGGCATCAGGCCCAGCTCGCCCTGGCTCGGCTCGAGCAGCGTTGGGGCGGCGTCGTCCCCAACGTCGCCGCACTGCGCGCCCTGGGCGAGGGCGTCACAACGTTGCTCTCCGAGCTCGTCCACGACCGCCGGGCCCAGGAGGACGTCGACCGGGTGCTCGCACGGGCCGACGCTCTCGCCGAGCAGGTCCAGACCCAGCTACTCAGCCGATACTCCGACCTGCTGCCCAGCGGGTTCCGCGCTCGCCTGGCCCTCCTCGCCGACGCCCTCCGGTCCGTCTGCGACACCCCGTCCGATGTCGAAGAGGTTGAAACTGGCTGGGCTGCAGTACAGGAGCATCAACTGGGGGTGGTCGGCAGCGCCCGATTGCGACCCTTCGAGGCCGCCGTCCGACTCGTCCGCTGGCTCGCCACCCGGCCGGACGACGAGCCCGCCGCGGCCCCATCGGCCCGGCTGGACCGGCTCGTGCGTCGCCACGTCGACCACTCGGCGTGGGCCGACGCGGCGATCAACGGCGCGTTCGCTGGCGACGGCGACGCCGACCTGGCCTCCGCGCTGCAGGCTGTCGTCACCGCAGCCCAAGGCCGCCGACACGGTGAGGAACGCGCGTTCGCGGAAGCGCTGGCCCAAGTGACTGCCGTTCCCGCGGCAGCTGGCTCCTCGACCGAGGTGATGCACCTGGAGCGTGTCCTGCCGGATGTGGTCCTGCCTCTGGCGAGGAAACGGCCGGTACTGCTCCTCGTCATGGACGGGATGAGCGTCGCGGCCGCGACCGAGATTCTCGAAGACGCCACGACCCAGCGCGGCTGGGCCGAAGCTGCCCTGCCCGGCTCGACGTGGAAGAGGCGGGCCGCGGCGCTCGCCGTCCTGCCGTCGGTCACCGAGGTAAGCCGCGCCTCGCTGCTCTGCGGCCGGCTCACTAGCGGGCAGCAGTCGGCGGAGCAGGCGGGCTACGCCGATCTCACTCAGCAGGGCGGCAAGATTAGGTCGGCACTGTTCCACAAGAAGGCCGTCGACACCACCGCGGCCGGCTGGGCGGTCAGCCACGAGGTCGGCGCCGCTCTCGACGACACCGACGTCAAATTGGTGACGATCGTGCTCAATACGATCGACGACGCGCTCGACCGCAGCGACCCAGCCGGAACGGTATGGACCGCAGAAGCAGTCAAGCACCTCGAACCCCTACTCGCCCGGGCGCGTTCGGCGGGGCGGACCGTGGTGATGACCTCCGACCACGGGCACGTGGTCGAGCGGCGCCAGGGCACCCAGCGGTCCTACTCCGAGATCACCAGCGGGCGCTCGCGCGCCGTGACCGGCACTGTGGAGGAGGGGGAGATCGAGGTGTCTGGGCCTCGCGTTCTGGCTCCGGGGCACCGCGCCGTCCTCGCCGTCGACGAGGGTCTACGGTATGGGCCACTCAGGGCGGGCTATCACGGTGGCGCCAGCGCTGCCGAGGTCGTCGTCCCGGTGACGGTGCTCGTCCCCAACGACGCGGCGGAGGCTGATCTGGCTCTGTTGCCGCCGCAGATCCCGGCCTGGTGGCTGACCACCCAGGCTGTGCCTGCAGCCGCGCCCAGCGTTCCGGTGCCGCCGAAGCGCAGCGGTCGTCCCCGAGCGCACGTGATTGTGGACGACGAGCACACCCTCTTCGATGTGGAGCCAACGCCTCCGGCTGAGCTTGTGCCGGTGGTGACGCTGAGCCTGGGGCGCGCGCTCATCGCCGGCGCGGTCTACAAGGCCCAGCAGAAGGTCGCCGGGCGGCTCATCGTGACCGACGAGCAGGTGGCCACCTTGGTCGACGCTCTCGCCGCGGCCAGCGCATCCCGCCTTCCCCGAGCCCTGGCGGCGCAGGCGCTGGGTGTGAGCGAGTCGCGTCTGGCCGGTGCGCTCGCCCAGGTGCGGCAGCTGCTGAACGTCGAGGGGTACGCCGTCCTGGCCAGCGACGCAGCGACAGGTGCGGTTCTGCTCGACCTCCCGCTCCTGCGAGAGCAGTTCGAGGTGCGCTCATGA
- the brxD gene encoding BREX system ATP-binding protein BrxD, which produces MTLEVSSRRRREVVGALRRGTVPEAGLDLFAVGLDRFGAALDDDLDTVAGGGAVFKAVRGEYGAGKTFFTRHLAERALRRGFATAEVQISETQTPLHRLETVYRRVTESLRTASIPPSAFRSVLDSWLFTLESDALDADAELAAAGDAALVAAVDRLLEQRLTHVSTRTPVFAQALRGYRAAAEAGDGALADGLAAWMGGQPQVAASAKRSAGIRGELDHFGAMAFLQGLLTVLRDAGHPGLVLVLDEVETLQRVRGDVRDKAFNALRQLIDEVDAGRFPGLYLLVTGTPAFFEGPSGVQRLAPLAQRLATDFATEARFDNPRAVQIRLPGFDHGSLVQLGQRVRDLYASGSADDLRIRSVVDDAYLGDLAQSVAGALGGRVGIAPRVFLKKLVADVLDRVDQFEDFDPRVNYALTVDPTELSDVERAARGNAESLDDIALDVDPDPEA; this is translated from the coding sequence ATGACTCTGGAGGTGTCCTCTCGCCGCCGACGCGAGGTGGTCGGTGCGCTGCGTCGGGGGACCGTGCCCGAGGCCGGGCTGGATCTGTTCGCGGTCGGGCTCGACCGGTTCGGCGCTGCCCTCGATGACGACCTGGACACGGTCGCCGGTGGAGGCGCCGTCTTCAAGGCCGTCCGAGGCGAGTACGGGGCAGGGAAGACGTTCTTCACCCGGCACCTCGCCGAGCGCGCCCTGCGACGAGGGTTCGCCACCGCCGAGGTTCAGATCTCGGAGACCCAGACACCCCTGCACCGGCTCGAGACCGTCTACCGGCGAGTCACCGAGTCGCTGCGCACGGCCTCCATCCCGCCGAGTGCCTTCCGGTCCGTGCTCGACTCGTGGCTGTTCACCCTGGAATCCGACGCCCTCGACGCTGACGCAGAGCTCGCAGCGGCGGGAGACGCGGCGCTCGTGGCAGCCGTCGACCGGCTGCTCGAGCAGCGGCTCACCCACGTGAGCACCCGCACACCCGTCTTCGCGCAAGCACTGCGCGGGTATCGTGCCGCCGCTGAGGCCGGTGACGGCGCCCTCGCTGACGGCCTGGCCGCATGGATGGGTGGCCAGCCGCAGGTCGCGGCGTCCGCCAAGCGGTCCGCCGGGATCCGCGGCGAGCTCGACCACTTCGGTGCCATGGCGTTCCTACAAGGTCTACTGACGGTGCTGCGGGACGCCGGCCATCCGGGGCTCGTGCTTGTCCTGGACGAGGTCGAGACCCTGCAACGGGTCCGCGGGGACGTGCGCGACAAGGCATTCAACGCACTGCGCCAACTCATCGACGAGGTGGACGCCGGCCGATTCCCTGGGCTCTACCTGCTCGTGACCGGGACGCCCGCGTTCTTCGAAGGACCTTCCGGCGTGCAGCGACTCGCGCCGCTCGCCCAACGACTGGCGACCGACTTCGCGACCGAGGCCCGGTTCGACAACCCCCGTGCGGTACAGATCCGACTCCCAGGGTTCGACCACGGCTCCCTGGTGCAGTTAGGGCAACGGGTCCGCGACCTGTACGCCTCTGGCAGCGCCGACGACTTGCGGATCAGGTCGGTCGTCGACGATGCCTACCTCGGTGACCTCGCCCAGTCAGTCGCCGGGGCGCTCGGCGGGCGGGTCGGGATCGCGCCACGGGTGTTCCTGAAGAAACTCGTTGCCGACGTCCTTGACCGGGTCGACCAGTTCGAAGACTTCGACCCCCGCGTGAACTACGCGCTGACCGTCGACCCCACCGAACTCTCCGACGTCGAACGGGCCGCCCGCGGCAACGCGGAGTCTCTCGACGACATCGCCCTCGACGTCGACCCAGACCCCGAGGCCTGA
- a CDS encoding DEAD/DEAH box helicase — protein MSAADLAFDQLHPVLQHHIVNALQWPGLRPLQNAAVEPLLAGQDALLLAPTAGGKTEAALFPLLTRMETEQWPGLSVLYICPLKALLNNLLPRVERYTDWLGHTAGIRHGDTTVGTRRRQAMDRPSILLTTPESLEAMLVSRTVDASRMFADLHAVVVDEVHAFAGDDRGWHLLAVLERVSALAGRPLQRVGLSATVGNPEALLRWLQGPAVGEQPGSVVAPEAVSLVVPELSLDYVGSEANAATLLSRVFLGEKRLVFADSRRAVEGLAVRLREHGIETFASHSSLALDERRRAETAFAESRDCVIVSTSTLELGMDVGDLDRVIQLGAPQTVASLLQRLGRTGRRPGTSRNMTFLALDDIELMRAAGLLLLLSEGFVDPVVAPPAPRHVAAQQLLGSALQKGQIDLLAESQWLAGLGLATSEELESIGRWLVDTGHLDVDSGLAFVGPETDRRYGVKNFMELLAIFTAAPEVLVLHGRTEIGSVDPLLLTAKTDGPRHLALAGQPWVVTHVDWKRRRAFVEPSDRAGTTKWTGDSQPYSFELSDAIRRVVLGADPVGVTLSKRAVQRLGRLRETFGPRADSECTVLASEGARVRWWTFAGARANAVLTSALGVVAPELLDSWTFSNLNIALRSDATAAAVSAALRQAQSRFGIDLAGVAPEVSERALKRLKFSEMLPPDLAVGTLAMRAADWQGAAKVAARPLA, from the coding sequence GTGTCTGCAGCCGACCTGGCCTTCGACCAACTCCACCCCGTCCTCCAACACCACATCGTCAACGCCCTGCAGTGGCCGGGATTGCGGCCGCTACAGAACGCGGCCGTCGAGCCGCTGCTCGCCGGGCAGGACGCACTGCTCCTCGCCCCGACCGCCGGAGGCAAGACCGAAGCCGCCCTCTTCCCGCTGCTGACCCGGATGGAGACCGAGCAGTGGCCGGGGCTATCGGTGCTCTACATCTGCCCACTCAAGGCGCTGCTCAACAATCTGCTGCCCCGCGTGGAGCGATACACCGACTGGCTCGGGCACACCGCGGGCATCAGGCACGGGGACACCACCGTGGGCACGCGCCGACGGCAGGCAATGGACCGGCCCTCAATCCTGCTGACCACACCGGAATCGCTGGAGGCGATGCTCGTCTCCCGCACCGTCGACGCGTCGCGGATGTTCGCCGACCTGCACGCCGTCGTCGTCGACGAGGTCCACGCCTTCGCCGGCGACGACCGTGGCTGGCACCTGCTCGCCGTCCTGGAACGCGTGTCCGCGCTCGCCGGGCGGCCACTGCAACGGGTCGGACTCTCGGCGACCGTCGGCAACCCCGAGGCGTTGCTGCGCTGGCTACAGGGACCGGCGGTGGGGGAGCAGCCAGGGTCAGTTGTGGCGCCAGAGGCAGTCTCGCTGGTCGTGCCGGAGCTGTCCCTCGACTACGTCGGCAGCGAGGCCAACGCCGCTACCCTCCTCTCCCGCGTGTTCCTCGGAGAGAAACGGCTCGTGTTCGCCGACTCCCGCCGTGCCGTCGAAGGCCTTGCCGTGCGCCTGCGCGAGCACGGCATCGAGACGTTCGCCTCGCATTCCTCGCTCGCCCTCGACGAGCGCCGCCGCGCAGAGACCGCGTTCGCCGAGTCCCGCGACTGCGTCATCGTCTCCACGTCAACCCTCGAGCTCGGGATGGACGTCGGAGACCTCGACCGCGTCATCCAGCTTGGCGCGCCCCAGACGGTCGCCTCGCTACTGCAGCGCCTCGGTCGGACGGGACGTCGTCCCGGAACGAGCCGCAACATGACGTTCCTGGCGCTCGACGACATTGAACTGATGCGAGCGGCGGGGCTTCTGCTCCTGCTGAGCGAAGGATTCGTGGACCCAGTTGTCGCGCCGCCGGCGCCAAGACACGTCGCCGCGCAACAGTTGCTCGGATCTGCGTTGCAGAAAGGGCAAATCGACCTGCTCGCTGAGTCGCAGTGGCTCGCTGGGCTGGGGCTCGCGACCTCTGAAGAGCTGGAGAGCATCGGCCGATGGCTCGTCGACACAGGCCACTTGGACGTCGACTCGGGGCTGGCGTTCGTTGGGCCGGAGACCGATCGTCGCTACGGGGTGAAGAACTTCATGGAGTTGTTGGCCATCTTCACTGCGGCTCCCGAAGTGCTGGTGCTGCACGGACGCACGGAGATCGGCAGCGTCGACCCACTGCTGCTGACAGCAAAGACGGACGGGCCTCGACACCTGGCCCTGGCTGGGCAGCCGTGGGTGGTCACGCATGTCGATTGGAAACGGCGACGCGCCTTCGTCGAGCCGAGTGATCGAGCCGGGACGACGAAGTGGACTGGCGACTCCCAGCCCTACTCCTTCGAACTCTCCGACGCGATCCGTCGCGTTGTGCTCGGCGCCGACCCGGTCGGGGTGACGCTTAGCAAGCGAGCCGTCCAGCGGCTCGGACGGCTTCGCGAGACGTTTGGGCCGCGGGCCGATTCCGAGTGCACGGTGCTGGCCTCGGAGGGGGCGCGAGTGCGGTGGTGGACCTTCGCAGGAGCTCGCGCCAACGCCGTCCTAACGTCGGCCCTCGGAGTCGTGGCTCCCGAACTGCTGGACAGCTGGACCTTCAGCAATCTCAACATCGCCCTGCGATCCGACGCCACCGCGGCGGCCGTCAGCGCCGCGTTGCGTCAGGCACAAAGCCGTTTCGGAATCGATCTCGCCGGCGTTGCGCCCGAGGTGAGTGAGCGGGCACTGAAGAGACTCAAGTTCTCCGAGATGCTCCCGCCGGATCTCGCTGTTGGCACGCTCGCGATGCGTGCGGCGGACTGGCAAGGTGCTGCGAAAGTCGCTGCCCGGCCCTTGGCCTGA
- a CDS encoding helicase — translation MSSVPPAPFDAAAVLDGLPSFQRDTVEHVVDRLYRTGLSRRFLVADETGLGKSFVARGVIARTIEALQDDDTVDRIDVVYVCSNADIARQNITRIDPTGQRQLRFASRLTLLAKAAPNLRAASSSPGGTGPDAGKPVNLVSFTPGTSFDMGWHTGAAEERALLYLLLRHELDLTGGWRRRGALNILRWTVKRVEVFQQYVDRLDDELRSGIDPTIAAEFMGAARSNGLVEEFNDLVTELGRRQTLSQDESPRARLLIKRLRTTLARAGVETLEPDLIILDEFQRFRNLLDPNSEAGELAHHLFNYPQARVLLLSATPYKPFTYAEERESDDHHADFMRTLRFLAAGVPDVDVARIETDLARYRSRVVDGLPVHDLVSDLRSQLLTVMCRQERPDPATIGAFVEHADDAAAITEDDLLTYVGLRALARRLDAPMSVDYWKSGPYFLNFSDGYQFGTRLKNALLDPQDGPELEPLLADVPTIDADTVRGFGPLDMGNARLRQLAGETVAAGWWKFLWMPPSLPYLQPGGPYAEAPAHGITKRLVFSSWAATPTAVASLLSYEAARRVAEGSALHANTAAARASLARRFTYSLDGDRPQAMTTLALFWPSPRLAELADPLTAARRAGGAADPYAALAAIAEQIRSDLPQGAVSTASSAAAWHWQAAVSGPGSVPAALQADPDRIVNAMAGVPTGTRVPNGEPVDTHDDADGEPDRADGQGGLRAHVEAALAAIGSLEPEAIPPDLAETIATLALHSPGNCAWRALNRLTHDQPTVSRAGHWEAAAVLANGLRRVFARWESTLLLDHLIEAGVPYWRAVLTYCGWGNLQSVLDEYLHHLYVSEGSPVLDDHRLRSLAEAAADAIAVRVSRYEAFDPHHPADPIAFTSRFALRYGGRRLSQDDVRQPEVRNAFNSPFWPFVLASTSVGQEGIDLHWWCHAIVHWNTPANPVDFEQREGRVNRRDGHAVRRNIAERHAANIFSDPDPNPWRAAYRVATDEQDRCGDFAPHWVYPGSTRIERHVAPYPLSSDRARYEQLKDDVALYRLTFGQPRQEDMLELLRRTAPSQNDVIQARIDLSPPRRSN, via the coding sequence GTGAGCAGCGTGCCGCCCGCCCCGTTCGACGCCGCAGCCGTCCTGGACGGTCTGCCGTCCTTCCAGCGGGACACCGTCGAGCACGTCGTAGACCGCCTCTACCGCACGGGCCTGAGCCGCCGCTTCCTGGTCGCTGACGAGACCGGGCTCGGCAAGAGCTTCGTGGCCCGCGGCGTCATCGCCCGAACGATCGAAGCCTTGCAGGACGACGACACCGTCGACCGCATCGACGTGGTCTACGTCTGCTCGAACGCCGACATCGCGCGGCAGAACATCACGCGAATCGACCCGACCGGCCAACGACAACTGCGGTTCGCCAGCCGGCTCACCCTGTTGGCCAAAGCCGCCCCGAACCTCCGTGCCGCATCCAGCAGCCCTGGCGGTACCGGACCCGACGCAGGCAAGCCGGTCAACCTCGTCTCGTTCACCCCAGGCACCTCGTTCGACATGGGCTGGCACACCGGCGCAGCCGAAGAACGCGCCCTGCTCTACCTCCTCCTACGGCACGAGCTGGACCTCACCGGCGGGTGGCGTCGGCGCGGCGCCTTGAACATCCTGCGGTGGACGGTCAAGCGGGTCGAGGTGTTTCAACAGTATGTCGACCGACTGGACGACGAGCTCCGCTCAGGCATTGACCCCACCATCGCCGCGGAGTTCATGGGGGCGGCTCGGAGTAACGGCCTGGTCGAGGAATTCAACGACCTGGTCACCGAACTCGGCCGCCGGCAAACCCTCTCGCAGGACGAGTCCCCTCGAGCCCGGTTACTCATCAAGCGACTGCGCACAACCCTCGCCCGCGCTGGCGTCGAGACACTCGAGCCAGACCTGATCATCTTGGACGAGTTTCAACGGTTCCGGAACTTGCTCGACCCCAACAGCGAGGCTGGTGAGCTGGCCCACCACCTCTTCAACTACCCGCAGGCGCGGGTCCTGCTGTTGTCCGCCACGCCCTACAAGCCCTTCACCTACGCGGAAGAACGGGAGAGCGACGACCACCACGCCGACTTCATGCGGACGCTGCGGTTCCTGGCTGCGGGCGTACCCGACGTGGACGTCGCCCGGATCGAGACCGACCTGGCGCGCTACCGCAGCCGCGTCGTCGACGGTCTGCCCGTCCACGATCTTGTCTCCGACTTACGCTCTCAGCTGCTCACCGTGATGTGCCGCCAAGAGCGGCCGGACCCAGCCACGATCGGAGCCTTCGTCGAACACGCGGACGACGCGGCCGCCATCACCGAGGACGACCTGCTCACCTACGTCGGCCTGCGCGCGCTCGCCCGCAGGCTCGACGCACCGATGAGCGTCGACTACTGGAAGTCCGGTCCGTACTTCCTCAACTTCAGCGACGGATACCAGTTCGGGACCCGCCTCAAGAACGCGCTCCTCGACCCTCAAGACGGCCCCGAACTTGAGCCGTTGCTCGCCGACGTCCCCACCATTGACGCCGACACCGTGCGTGGCTTCGGACCACTCGACATGGGCAACGCACGCCTACGTCAACTCGCCGGGGAGACCGTTGCCGCCGGGTGGTGGAAGTTCCTGTGGATGCCGCCGTCCCTGCCCTACCTACAACCGGGCGGTCCCTACGCCGAGGCGCCCGCTCACGGAATCACCAAGCGACTGGTCTTCTCGTCCTGGGCTGCGACGCCCACAGCCGTGGCCTCCCTGCTCAGCTACGAGGCGGCCCGCCGAGTGGCCGAAGGATCCGCCCTGCACGCGAACACCGCTGCGGCTAGAGCCTCGCTCGCGCGGAGGTTCACCTACAGCCTCGACGGCGACCGCCCTCAGGCCATGACCACACTGGCCCTCTTCTGGCCTTCACCTCGCCTCGCTGAACTCGCTGATCCGCTCACCGCGGCTCGGCGCGCCGGTGGCGCCGCAGATCCATACGCAGCCCTCGCTGCCATCGCTGAGCAGATTAGAAGTGACTTGCCGCAGGGCGCAGTGAGCACGGCGTCCTCCGCGGCGGCCTGGCACTGGCAGGCCGCGGTCAGCGGGCCCGGAAGCGTCCCCGCGGCGCTCCAGGCTGACCCTGACCGGATCGTCAACGCGATGGCGGGTGTGCCCACCGGCACCCGTGTTCCGAACGGCGAGCCCGTTGACACCCACGATGATGCCGATGGTGAGCCGGACCGCGCTGATGGCCAAGGTGGTCTCCGGGCTCACGTCGAGGCCGCTTTGGCGGCAATCGGCAGCCTCGAACCCGAAGCGATCCCCCCGGATCTGGCAGAGACCATCGCCACACTGGCATTGCACTCCCCCGGTAACTGCGCTTGGCGGGCACTGAACCGCCTGACCCACGATCAGCCAACGGTCAGCCGCGCAGGTCACTGGGAAGCAGCAGCCGTGCTCGCGAACGGCCTACGCCGAGTCTTCGCCCGCTGGGAAAGCACCTTGCTGCTGGATCACCTCATCGAGGCCGGCGTGCCCTACTGGCGGGCAGTCCTGACCTACTGCGGTTGGGGGAACCTCCAGTCGGTGCTTGATGAGTACCTTCACCACCTCTACGTGAGTGAGGGATCACCAGTACTGGACGACCACAGGTTGCGCAGCCTCGCGGAGGCAGCAGCCGACGCGATTGCCGTCCGAGTCTCACGCTACGAGGCCTTCGATCCCCACCACCCCGCTGACCCGATCGCCTTCACGAGCAGATTCGCGCTCCGCTACGGCGGACGCCGCCTCAGCCAAGACGACGTGCGCCAACCCGAAGTGAGGAACGCGTTCAATTCCCCGTTCTGGCCGTTCGTGCTCGCCAGCACCAGCGTCGGTCAAGAAGGCATCGACCTGCACTGGTGGTGCCACGCCATCGTCCACTGGAACACCCCAGCCAACCCTGTCGACTTCGAACAACGAGAAGGCCGAGTCAACCGCCGCGACGGACACGCCGTTCGCCGCAACATCGCCGAGCGGCACGCAGCGAACATCTTCAGCGACCCCGACCCCAACCCCTGGCGAGCCGCCTACCGCGTCGCCACCGACGAACAGGACCGCTGCGGCGACTTCGCGCCCCACTGGGTCTACCCCGGATCAACTCGCATCGAACGACACGTCGCGCCCTACCCCCTAAGCAGCGATCGAGCGCGCTACGAGCAGCTCAAGGACGACGTCGCGCTCTACCGGCTCACCTTCGGACAACCCCGGCAAGAAGACATGCTCGAACTGCTCCGGCGCACCGCGCCGAGCCAGAACGATGTGATTCAAGCACGCATTGACTTGTCGCCACCGCGAAGATCAAATTGA